ACTAGATTTCAACTGAGATGTTAAGATTACATCTCTTCAGAAATGGAATGGAGCTGCAGAAATACAGGATAACTTTGCCATTTCTGCAGAACCAAGGATATTTATTTTAAGGTGAGAGGAAAACATTGTGAACAAAAAGTGCATAAGAACAGGTACGACTAGTTTCACAAAATGCCTTTGGAGACTCTCCAACACACAGTGAGCAAGCAACCGGTGAGGACTGCAGTAGCTGCTACACAACCACGCTTGCGGCCCAAGGGGCCAGTGGGGCCAGACTTCTACCTGCAATTGAAGACAGCAGCAGGCACACCAAAGCAGAGTGCGGTGGAGAGGCTGGAAGCAGACAAGGCTAAATATGTCAAGAGTCAGGGGGCTCTTTCTAAACAGCAGCCAGTCAGGCCTCCTGAGGTGTGGAAGCCTCTACTAAACCCTGGCACTGCTCTGCGGCCCACCAGGAAGACACCCacccaaaccaaaccaaagcaGGAAGGAGTCCAGCTCGACCTGGAGCATCTGAGTAACCTGATCAGCTGTGTGAATGATGGTGCGACTGCCAACTCAGGTGACCGTAAAGCTCTGGGTGGTGCTGTCACTTCACACAGCTCTCCTTGCCCCACATCAGCAGGAGCACAACAGAAAAAGGAGAAACCGTGTCCACCCCCTCGTCCTGACTGGTCCAGTCCAGCTAAAGTGAGATTAAAAGCCTCTGGACACGCTAGGGTCGAGAGTCCTGGCTCTCTTGGGTCTCCAGCTGCAGGACACGTACGCAGAGTGGACGTCATGCCTCAGCCCAGCCCTGTGAGGACGCCCTGCAGACCACCTCAGTACATCCGGCAGCCCCTTCAGCCCATACCTGTACACACCCAGTTTCCACTTCGCCCGGCTGCTTCACCCCTGCGTCTCTTCCACACCAGAACAACACCACGCCCTTCTCCTCTGAAACCTGTTGTCGCTCCGTCCAAACCTGAcaatcctccctcctctccagcTGAAACCCCCGTCCCTGCTCCACCTCTCCTCAACCTCCCTgttttccctcctccctccccagCGATTACCCGTTTGTCCTCCTCCAGCTCGAGGAAACGCCCCTCTCTGACCCGGTCTAAATCAGATATGAGTGACCGATACTCCCGCGCTGGGACCGAGCTGGAGCGCTTCTTCAACCTGTGTGGTTTGGACCCTGCAGACCTCCAGTTGACTGGATCTAATTCTGACATTGTGTCCATGGCCCGTTTCTGCAGCGTGAGCGCTCCAGGGTCCGAGTGTGCAGGCTCTGGTAAAGAAGATGAAGACGATGAGGAGGAAGATGCTGGCAATGCTGCAGAGCGAGTTCCTTATGGTGTTTCTGTCATTGAGAGAAATGCAAGAGTGATCAAATGGCTGTATGGACTCCGTCAGGCCAAAGACAAtgcaagtaaaagtaccaatttATAGCATGGTGTTAAATGGTCTATGAGAtttaaaatgaaagtaaaaatgtcaatatttcaaAATTGCTAAACACACATACCCATCCCATGATTCAACTGTGATAATATAGGTAGTGATGGATGCAATTTGTCTGCCAACTAATTCACTTCCATTTGGTTccctagttttttttaattattttttatttttttttgtagaaatTTGATGAATGTTATTTTGATTTTTCTAAAaactgtgtgtgcgtctcaTAATGGGGATGTGAAAGTGTCATCTCTGTTCACGATCACGTAAATCAACCGCATTAAAGATGGAATGATGAAAGCATCTTGTTTGGTACTCAGTCATTTATTTTagactagagcccgaccgataacggatttttaaggccaatatcgatacaaatatttggtcatttaaaaatccgatattccgatatatatatttaaaaagaaaaaatccagaaacgcgtaacaaaacaaacagatttccctaacattagtttttTGTAGTTATTTGAGTCCTCACtcaaataatatgataatgcagtttaaaaaataaactgcagAATAGAATAGAGGAACATCaacatatatcaaaatatattaaagttctgataaataaaatgtataataatacaaacttaagatatgaaacttaaagggttaaacacgagtgttgccaactgggacgttgtagagcgccctctggtggacaaactatgcaacgccaacactcatggttgaagggtgtttagtccgtttttattttttaaatattcatttatcggccattataaatgccgataccaaTAGTTttgaaaatgcctaatatcggcccgccgatatatcggcccGGCTCTATTTTAgacagcaatacatttttcctTGGAGGGATCGGAGCACAAAGTCAAACTCTAATTTGTTTTTATGAAATTATAGCTGAATATTACAAGTTCATATAAATGTGAAAATTCTTTGAAACTCTTCCTCATTTTTCTGATCGTGAAATTGTCagggagaggaagagcaggATGGGCAGTATTCATTTGATGGAGGAAAGTTTCAGTGCTGTTCCACAAGAGGTCAGAGCAGTCCTTACTCACTATCAGTGCAGGAACATCTGTGATTTCTTACTGATAGTTCAATAAGCCTGTGGCCTTTTCCCAATTGTCAGAAGAACTACAGTAGGAACTGCTATTGAGGAAAATATTAACaccttttaacattttaaattcaaatagCTTGTGTAATTTTTGCACTTTGTCAGATTCTtagaaaaatattcaaattgttGCATTCATGAACATCAAGGAGGGGTATGTGTGTATCTACATACAGCTGCATGTAGAACCAGTAGCAAGTCTTAACTTATCTTTAGAGTTCATATCTGGAATCTCTTTAAAACAGACCTGCCTGCAGCCAAactcttaaaatgtttaaacaaaaacaataaaatgactcactaataaattacattttgtcaagGCTACATAATAATCTTTGTTGTTGAGCCACTTCATTCTTACTGTAACTACGGGCAGGTGGGCTGGACACAGCGCCTTCCAACCAACCAGAGTTCAGTGTCAAACAAGTGGGACTTGAATCCCATAGTGTGTGCGTGGAGAGAGAGCTATTGTGGTCTAATACACGCAGTGCAGGATTGTAACTGGC
The genomic region above belongs to Sander lucioperca isolate FBNREF2018 chromosome 12, SLUC_FBN_1.2, whole genome shotgun sequence and contains:
- the fam110a gene encoding protein FAM110B, whose amino-acid sequence is MPLETLQHTVSKQPVRTAVAATQPRLRPKGPVGPDFYLQLKTAAGTPKQSAVERLEADKAKYVKSQGALSKQQPVRPPEVWKPLLNPGTALRPTRKTPTQTKPKQEGVQLDLEHLSNLISCVNDGATANSGDRKALGGAVTSHSSPCPTSAGAQQKKEKPCPPPRPDWSSPAKVRLKASGHARVESPGSLGSPAAGHVRRVDVMPQPSPVRTPCRPPQYIRQPLQPIPVHTQFPLRPAASPLRLFHTRTTPRPSPLKPVVAPSKPDNPPSSPAETPVPAPPLLNLPVFPPPSPAITRLSSSSSRKRPSLTRSKSDMSDRYSRAGTELERFFNLCGLDPADLQLTGSNSDIVSMARFCSVSAPGSECAGSGKEDEDDEEEDAGNAAERVPYGVSVIERNARVIKWLYGLRQAKDNASKSTNL